In Chryseobacterium oranimense, a single window of DNA contains:
- the rpsR gene encoding 30S ribosomal protein S18 has translation MAIDEMAKQASAGGESEVKFLTPLDINTKSEKKYCRFKKYGIKHVDYKDADFLLQFVNEQGKILPRRYTGTSLKYQRKVSAAIKRARHLSLLPYVADLLK, from the coding sequence ATGGCAATAGACGAAATGGCTAAACAAGCCTCAGCTGGAGGAGAATCTGAAGTAAAATTCCTTACTCCGCTTGATATCAATACTAAATCTGAAAAGAAATATTGTAGATTCAAAAAATACGGAATTAAGCACGTTGACTACAAAGATGCTGATTTCTTATTACAGTTCGTAAACGAGCAAGGTAAAATCTTACCAAGAAGATACACCGGAACTTCTTTAAAATACCAAAGAAAAGTTTCTGCTGCTATCAAAAGAGCAAGACACCTTTCTTTACTACCTTACGTAGCTGACTTATTAAAGTAA
- a CDS encoding HlyD family secretion protein, with translation MAKKQLTQKEKRINKTITLLAWILIISGMTGMVSFYIFSRKNVTTNDAQIEQYITPVSSKVSGFIKTIRFEENQFVHKGDTLIVIDNREFINQVKMAEAGLNANAENITTIKSGVNTKESDSKIIDAKIASAKIDIWRTEQDFNRYKNLVAEDAATEQQFENVKASYEQAKANLLALEQQKNAVRAGANEQQTKVAPVKSQIQQSSANLNNARLFLSYTVITAPYDGWVGKKTIQEGQLIKEGQALVQIVSKEKWIIANYKETQLGQIDTQKEVTVTADAYPDIEFKGKVVSVSPASGSQFSLVKPDNATGNFVKIEQRFPVKIILDNNQNNEKLLSGMNVLVSAKKM, from the coding sequence ATGGCAAAGAAACAACTGACACAAAAGGAAAAAAGAATAAACAAAACAATTACCTTGTTGGCCTGGATCCTGATCATCAGCGGAATGACAGGAATGGTAAGCTTTTATATTTTCTCAAGGAAAAATGTTACTACAAACGATGCACAGATTGAGCAGTACATTACCCCGGTTTCAAGCAAGGTTTCAGGATTTATTAAAACCATTCGTTTTGAAGAAAATCAGTTTGTGCACAAAGGCGATACCTTGATAGTGATCGACAACAGGGAATTTATCAACCAGGTAAAAATGGCTGAGGCCGGCCTCAATGCCAACGCTGAAAATATCACAACCATTAAAAGCGGGGTCAATACAAAAGAAAGCGATTCTAAAATTATCGATGCCAAAATAGCTTCCGCAAAAATTGATATCTGGAGAACAGAACAGGATTTTAACCGGTATAAAAATTTAGTTGCAGAGGATGCTGCCACCGAACAGCAATTTGAAAATGTAAAAGCTTCCTATGAGCAGGCAAAAGCCAATCTCCTAGCCTTAGAGCAGCAGAAAAATGCTGTAAGAGCCGGTGCCAACGAGCAACAGACTAAAGTAGCTCCTGTAAAAAGCCAGATCCAGCAAAGCTCTGCCAACCTGAACAATGCCAGACTTTTCCTTTCCTATACAGTCATTACAGCCCCATACGACGGATGGGTGGGTAAAAAAACCATTCAGGAAGGGCAACTGATTAAAGAAGGCCAGGCGCTGGTACAGATCGTAAGCAAAGAAAAGTGGATCATTGCCAATTACAAAGAGACCCAGCTTGGCCAGATTGATACCCAAAAGGAAGTAACCGTCACTGCAGATGCTTATCCGGATATCGAATTCAAAGGAAAGGTAGTTTCGGTATCGCCGGCATCGGGCTCACAGTTTTCTTTGGTTAAGCCTGACAATGCCACAGGAAACTTTGTTAAAATTGAGCAGAGGTTTCCGGTAAAAATTATCCTGGATAACAATCAAAACAATGAAAAGCTGCTATCCGGGATGAATGTTCTGGTAAGCGCGAAAAAAATGTGA
- a CDS encoding TolC family protein, with product MIFNACRYQCMTLCLLLAGSFLHSQMIDYQHLSLQQAIEMGLKNNKNIQISHLKKEMSATREKDLAMERLPDIEFHTSYNQVTNLFQHQNGFFNKATKYDIINGMYDFTLSASIPVYMGGKIRNTEKKASIDTEISALRTHLDERQLKMEIITAFLQIHHLKEQQSLINDKMKEDSINIKQVKSLKANGVVTVNEVLRTSLQLSNHTMSWTELDNDIQIAEHKLKTILSLPENQEMHVDTENLISDKTTIPYIEELTETALNKNESVEMSHKNLSLKELDQKIIKANYLPKITAGGEYFIKYPNMMFFPPESYAYRLGMLGVNLTYPIGNLYKNKYRMQEARENIDLAKLQIEENDEKIRHNVYEAYKKFEETDQKVKIAEEAIGQAKENYRIVKTKYANKLSLITELIDADNAYLEAESNLISVKINRQLKYYQLQYTIGNL from the coding sequence ATGATATTTAACGCATGCCGATATCAGTGCATGACGTTGTGCTTGCTGCTGGCTGGCAGTTTTTTACATTCACAAATGATCGATTATCAGCATCTGAGCCTTCAGCAGGCTATTGAAATGGGTTTGAAAAACAACAAAAACATACAGATAAGCCATCTGAAAAAGGAAATGTCTGCTACCAGGGAAAAAGACCTTGCAATGGAAAGACTTCCGGATATAGAATTTCACACCAGCTATAACCAGGTAACCAATCTTTTTCAGCATCAGAACGGTTTTTTCAATAAAGCCACTAAATATGATATCATCAACGGGATGTATGATTTTACACTTTCAGCATCTATTCCGGTCTATATGGGTGGAAAAATCAGGAACACAGAAAAAAAAGCATCTATTGACACTGAGATCTCGGCATTAAGAACCCATCTGGATGAAAGACAGCTTAAAATGGAGATTATTACTGCCTTTCTTCAGATTCATCATTTAAAAGAGCAGCAAAGCCTTATCAATGATAAAATGAAAGAGGATTCCATTAATATCAAACAGGTAAAAAGTTTAAAAGCCAATGGAGTGGTTACGGTAAATGAAGTCCTGAGAACATCTTTACAGCTATCCAACCATACCATGAGCTGGACAGAACTAGATAATGATATCCAGATCGCAGAACATAAACTTAAAACCATTCTTTCCTTACCGGAAAACCAGGAAATGCATGTGGATACAGAAAATCTTATTTCTGACAAAACCACCATTCCTTATATTGAAGAACTGACAGAAACGGCTTTAAATAAAAATGAATCTGTAGAAATGTCCCATAAAAATCTTTCACTGAAAGAACTTGATCAGAAAATTATAAAAGCGAATTATCTACCTAAAATTACGGCAGGAGGGGAATATTTCATCAAGTACCCCAATATGATGTTCTTTCCACCGGAATCATATGCCTACCGCCTGGGAATGTTGGGAGTCAATCTTACCTACCCCATCGGAAACCTTTATAAAAACAAATACAGGATGCAGGAAGCCCGGGAAAATATTGATCTGGCCAAGTTACAGATTGAGGAAAATGACGAAAAAATAAGGCATAACGTCTATGAAGCATACAAAAAGTTTGAAGAAACAGATCAGAAAGTAAAGATAGCTGAAGAAGCCATCGGCCAGGCTAAAGAAAACTACCGCATTGTAAAAACCAAATATGCGAATAAATTAAGCCTCATCACAGAGCTTATTGATGCTGATAATGCCTATCTGGAAGCTGAATCCAATCTTATTTCCGTAAAAATTAACCGACAACTAAAATACTACCAACTCCAGTACACTATTGGAAACTTATAA
- the rplI gene encoding 50S ribosomal protein L9: MDIILKKDVENLGLEFDTVSVKPGYARNFLIPQGFALLATPKNKAALEATLEARKEEEAKLVAAANGVVEQLKKTSITIPAKVGSGDKLFGSINNADLAEALGKAGVSVEKKYIKIPGNTIKRTGKFTALIRLHRNVEYNYEFDIVSDAPVVAAPAAKKEEVKSEEEA; this comes from the coding sequence ATGGATATCATCCTAAAAAAAGACGTAGAAAACTTAGGACTTGAGTTTGATACAGTAAGCGTAAAGCCTGGTTATGCAAGAAACTTCCTAATCCCTCAAGGATTTGCACTTTTAGCTACTCCTAAAAACAAAGCAGCTTTAGAAGCTACTTTAGAAGCTAGAAAAGAAGAAGAAGCTAAATTAGTAGCAGCAGCTAACGGTGTAGTTGAGCAATTGAAGAAAACATCTATTACTATCCCTGCAAAAGTAGGTTCTGGTGATAAATTATTCGGATCTATCAACAATGCTGATCTTGCTGAAGCTTTAGGAAAAGCTGGTGTTTCTGTAGAGAAAAAATACATCAAAATTCCTGGTAATACAATCAAGAGAACTGGTAAATTCACAGCTCTTATCAGACTTCACAGAAATGTTGAATACAACTATGAATTCGACATTGTATCTGACGCTCCTGTAGTAGCTGCTCCAGCTGCTAAAAAAGAGGAAGTAAAATCTGAAGAAGAAGCTTAA
- a CDS encoding aldehyde dehydrogenase has product MNIQEIVNHQKDFFKTQQTKSIKFRKMYLEKLKNIVISNEKFLYEAIDRDFGKSRFDTFTTEISFILNDIDYYLKNLNSLSKPKKVRTNLANQLGKSRIHSEPLGNVLVIGAWNYPYQLSLSPIIAAMAAGNCCILKPSEIAENTMKAMASIINENFPPEYLYVYEGGIEETTALLQLRFDKIFFTGSTKVGKIVYKAAAEHLTPVTLELGGKSPAIITKNANLEIAAKRIVWGKFLNAGQTCVAPDYLLVEEHIREQFLEMLRKYITEFKYGPDTESYTRIINRKNFDRLVRLINRDKIYFGGNSDERKLFIEPTLLNNVNWEDEIMQEEIFGPILPVISFTNFNLAINTILELEKPLAAYLFTQNSEEKEIFTAKLSFGGGCINDVIMHLGNHRLPFGGVGNSGIGSYHGSYGFEAFSHQKSILEKSTWGEPDIKYPPYSDKKLSWIRKLI; this is encoded by the coding sequence ATGAACATTCAGGAAATCGTAAATCATCAGAAAGATTTTTTCAAAACGCAACAGACGAAGAGTATTAAGTTCAGGAAAATGTATCTTGAAAAGCTCAAAAATATCGTCATAAGTAACGAAAAGTTTTTATATGAAGCCATTGACAGAGATTTTGGCAAATCAAGATTTGATACTTTTACAACCGAAATCTCTTTTATCCTGAATGATATTGATTATTATCTGAAGAATTTAAATTCACTTTCAAAACCCAAAAAAGTAAGAACCAATCTGGCCAATCAGTTGGGAAAAAGCAGAATTCATTCCGAACCTTTGGGTAATGTTCTTGTCATAGGCGCCTGGAATTATCCTTATCAGCTATCCCTTTCTCCCATCATCGCTGCAATGGCTGCCGGAAATTGCTGTATTCTAAAGCCCAGTGAAATTGCTGAAAATACGATGAAAGCTATGGCATCCATCATCAATGAAAATTTCCCGCCGGAATATTTGTACGTTTACGAAGGGGGTATTGAGGAAACTACAGCTCTTTTACAACTAAGGTTTGACAAAATATTCTTTACAGGAAGTACAAAAGTTGGAAAAATAGTATATAAGGCTGCTGCAGAACATCTTACCCCTGTAACCCTTGAATTGGGAGGAAAGTCTCCGGCAATTATTACCAAAAATGCCAATCTCGAAATCGCTGCTAAAAGAATTGTATGGGGAAAGTTTCTCAATGCCGGCCAAACCTGTGTTGCTCCAGATTATCTTTTGGTTGAAGAACATATCCGGGAACAGTTCCTCGAAATGTTGAGAAAATATATTACGGAATTTAAATACGGACCGGATACCGAATCTTACACAAGAATCATCAACCGGAAAAATTTCGATCGGCTGGTAAGGCTTATTAACAGGGATAAAATTTATTTTGGCGGAAATTCTGATGAAAGGAAACTGTTTATAGAACCTACCCTTCTTAATAATGTAAACTGGGAGGATGAAATTATGCAGGAAGAGATCTTCGGCCCTATACTTCCGGTCATCAGCTTTACAAATTTCAATCTGGCCATCAATACTATTCTTGAACTGGAAAAACCTCTTGCCGCCTATCTTTTTACCCAAAATTCTGAGGAAAAAGAAATTTTCACTGCGAAATTATCGTTTGGAGGAGGTTGTATCAACGATGTCATTATGCATTTAGGCAACCACCGTCTGCCCTTTGGCGGAGTTGGGAATTCCGGTATCGGCAGCTACCACGGATCTTATGGTTTTGAAGCCTTTTCGCATCAGAAATCTATTCTGGAAAAATCAACCTGGGGCGAGCCTGATATAAAATATCCGCCTTATTCGGATAAAAAATTAAGCTGGATCAGGAAACTGATATAA
- a CDS encoding chloride channel protein, whose amino-acid sequence MLKILSPIRKGLKKSFDNIRNEQLKNNLLQAIPFWIGSVITGFFAVMYAKIFAWGEHLLNFIMNWHAWMIFIIAPIGFVLSWWLVKEFAPNAKGSGIPQVMAAVELANPKEHTKIRSLLSLKIIVFKIISSVVLVIGGGAVGREGPTIQIAGSVFRKVNEYLPHWWPKISKKNMIMTGAAAGLAAAFNTPLGGIVFAVEELSKTHINYFKTALFTAVIIAGLTAQTLAGSYLYLGYPKTNDVSLMVMFPIILVAGTAGILASQLSVMMLKMNDWKKRKLKTDRANVFFLVLCALFIASIAYFINREILGSGKEIMERVLFTQDKHEEWYVPVLRMLGPALSFTSGGAGGIFAPALTAGASIGSVISGAIHLTPNETNVVILGGMVAFLTGITRAPFTSAIIVLEMTDRHSLIFHLMLAGMVSSIASILVSRHSLYDVIKVNFLTEIRGKE is encoded by the coding sequence ATGCTGAAAATTCTCTCCCCCATCCGCAAAGGCCTTAAAAAGTCTTTCGATAACATACGCAACGAGCAGCTGAAAAACAATCTGCTGCAGGCCATTCCGTTTTGGATAGGCTCTGTGATCACCGGTTTTTTTGCTGTGATGTATGCCAAGATATTTGCATGGGGAGAACACCTTTTGAATTTCATCATGAACTGGCATGCCTGGATGATTTTCATTATTGCTCCGATAGGTTTTGTTCTTTCCTGGTGGCTGGTGAAGGAATTTGCCCCGAATGCCAAAGGCAGCGGTATTCCACAGGTGATGGCAGCGGTAGAACTGGCCAATCCAAAGGAGCATACCAAGATCAGAAGCCTTCTTAGTTTAAAAATTATTGTCTTTAAAATCATTTCATCCGTAGTTCTGGTCATCGGTGGCGGAGCTGTGGGACGAGAAGGTCCTACCATCCAGATCGCCGGATCAGTTTTCAGAAAAGTGAATGAATATCTTCCGCACTGGTGGCCCAAGATTTCCAAGAAAAATATGATCATGACAGGTGCAGCGGCAGGACTTGCAGCTGCATTTAACACGCCTTTGGGAGGAATTGTATTTGCAGTAGAAGAACTTTCCAAAACGCACATCAATTATTTTAAAACGGCCTTATTCACTGCTGTGATTATTGCAGGATTAACCGCACAGACTTTAGCCGGATCTTATTTATATTTAGGGTATCCAAAAACAAATGATGTTTCTCTGATGGTGATGTTCCCCATTATTCTTGTAGCGGGAACAGCCGGAATTCTGGCCAGCCAGCTTTCCGTCATGATGCTTAAAATGAATGACTGGAAAAAAAGAAAGCTTAAAACCGACAGAGCCAATGTCTTTTTCCTTGTACTTTGCGCTCTGTTCATAGCCTCTATTGCCTATTTCATTAACCGTGAAATTCTGGGCTCGGGAAAAGAAATTATGGAAAGGGTTCTATTTACCCAAGATAAACATGAAGAATGGTATGTTCCGGTTTTAAGGATGCTTGGGCCTGCTCTTTCTTTTACATCGGGTGGCGCAGGTGGAATCTTTGCTCCTGCCCTTACAGCGGGGGCCAGCATAGGTTCTGTAATCTCAGGAGCCATTCATTTAACCCCTAACGAAACGAACGTTGTCATCCTTGGAGGAATGGTCGCTTTTCTTACCGGAATCACAAGAGCTCCGTTTACATCCGCTATTATTGTCCTTGAAATGACTGACAGGCATTCTCTTATCTTTCACCTGATGCTGGCTGGAATGGTCTCTTCTATTGCTTCTATTCTGGTAAGCAGGCATTCCTTATATGATGTGATTAAAGTGAATTTTCTGACGGAGATCAGAGGGAAGGAGTAG
- a CDS encoding lysophospholipid acyltransferase family protein, translating to MNFLIKILYFISKLPLKVLYIFSDVMFFLNYYLVGYRKKVITQNLKNSFPEKTEEEIRMIRKKFYLNFSDYLVETIKSFSISETESRVRMQHINQEVFHEAKAEGKNVIMLAGHVFNWEWMNAFARIIPQKHCHPVYRKVNSDFWENQMKRVRNKFGNEALEANEVIMNIFRSKNDGESAYMFVADQTPHVAHVNYGLEFLHQRTPAFIGYDKLATRMDLAFIYCEMKKVKRGYYQVNYHRIYPEGEKFTEHEVVRKFHQLLENTLHKHPDNYLWSHRKWKYQDSIKTFDAEKI from the coding sequence ATGAATTTCCTGATCAAAATATTATATTTCATTTCCAAGCTTCCGCTTAAAGTATTGTATATTTTTTCGGACGTTATGTTTTTCTTAAACTATTACCTGGTAGGCTACCGAAAAAAGGTGATCACACAGAATCTTAAAAATTCTTTTCCTGAAAAAACAGAAGAAGAGATCAGGATGATCAGAAAGAAATTTTATCTTAATTTTTCCGATTATCTTGTAGAAACTATTAAATCTTTCAGTATTTCTGAGACGGAATCCAGGGTAAGAATGCAGCATATCAATCAGGAAGTCTTTCACGAAGCTAAAGCAGAAGGCAAAAATGTGATCATGCTTGCCGGACATGTCTTTAACTGGGAGTGGATGAATGCTTTCGCAAGAATCATTCCCCAGAAACACTGCCATCCGGTCTACAGAAAAGTAAACAGCGATTTCTGGGAAAACCAGATGAAAAGAGTAAGAAACAAATTTGGAAATGAAGCGCTTGAGGCCAATGAAGTAATCATGAATATCTTCAGATCCAAAAACGACGGTGAATCCGCCTATATGTTTGTGGCAGACCAGACCCCGCATGTTGCCCATGTGAATTACGGATTAGAGTTCCTGCACCAGAGAACACCGGCTTTTATTGGCTATGATAAGCTTGCTACGAGAATGGACCTTGCTTTCATCTACTGCGAAATGAAAAAGGTAAAACGCGGCTATTATCAGGTAAATTATCACAGGATATATCCCGAAGGTGAAAAGTTTACAGAGCATGAAGTGGTAAGAAAATTTCATCAGCTGCTGGAAAATACTTTACACAAGCACCCGGATAATTATCTCTGGTCCCACAGAAAATGGAAGTATCAGGATTCTATTAAAACGTTTGATGCTGAAAAAATATAA
- the rpsF gene encoding 30S ribosomal protein S6: protein MNNYETVFILTPVLSDAQVEEAVKKFEDLLKEKNCEIVAKENWGLKKLAYPIQLKKNGFYTLIEFKGEGTVVADLELAFKRDERVIRYLTTKLDKHAVEYAVTRRTKIKAARA, encoded by the coding sequence ATGAACAATTACGAAACTGTTTTCATTTTAACTCCCGTTCTATCTGATGCTCAGGTAGAGGAAGCAGTGAAAAAATTTGAAGATCTTTTAAAAGAAAAGAACTGTGAAATCGTTGCCAAAGAAAACTGGGGATTAAAAAAACTAGCTTATCCGATCCAATTAAAAAAGAACGGATTCTACACTTTAATCGAGTTTAAAGGTGAAGGTACTGTAGTTGCTGATTTAGAATTAGCATTCAAACGTGACGAAAGAGTAATCCGTTACCTGACTACAAAACTTGACAAGCACGCTGTTGAGTATGCTGTAACTAGAAGAACTAAAATCAAAGCAGCTAGAGCTTAA
- a CDS encoding thioredoxin family protein: MKKLSIIAFLGLSILAFSQEKTNTPEGRKQDNALLVKADQAELDAKKKAAEEKAKLPKPYDPKANAEADINKLVAQAKKEGKNIMIQAGGNWCIWCLRFNNFVQNTPELKETVDKNYLYYHLNYSPDNKNEKVFSKYVDIKEKLGYPFFIVLDKNGKIVHVLKDSSVLEEGKGYSKEKVQEFFNEWAPKS, from the coding sequence ATGAAAAAATTGTCGATCATAGCCTTTCTTGGATTAAGCATACTGGCTTTTTCTCAGGAAAAAACAAATACACCGGAAGGAAGAAAGCAGGATAACGCTCTTCTGGTAAAAGCTGATCAAGCAGAACTGGATGCTAAAAAAAAAGCAGCAGAAGAAAAAGCCAAACTGCCCAAACCTTATGATCCGAAAGCAAATGCTGAGGCTGATATTAATAAACTGGTTGCCCAGGCTAAAAAAGAAGGGAAGAATATAATGATCCAGGCTGGTGGAAACTGGTGTATCTGGTGTCTCCGTTTTAATAATTTTGTCCAGAATACTCCTGAACTGAAGGAAACTGTAGATAAAAATTATTTATATTATCACCTGAATTATTCACCGGATAATAAAAATGAAAAAGTTTTTTCTAAATATGTAGATATTAAAGAAAAGCTGGGTTATCCTTTTTTCATTGTTCTGGATAAAAACGGGAAAATAGTTCATGTTTTAAAAGACAGTTCGGTCCTTGAAGAAGGAAAAGGATACAGTAAGGAAAAAGTACAAGAGTTCTTTAACGAATGGGCTCCTAAATCATAA
- a CDS encoding helix-turn-helix domain-containing protein, translated as MKTEKDLLIYANSKKSLYLYVMNDSHFKAVEEDDAEFYIYNVLTGNVTTDIHHHSSAQLVYAEGGIVHVFTDLKHWYLPARCFMWIPAGTPHYIFSTSPKVDLYNFYFKKEENENGFFDEINIYSVSHLLREMILYTKGWDGKITKNDEAKYYFLKALKGILPEKRDKKLAFPVQHPFPKDETLLKIAKYIHANLEKPLTIESTAKEFGMSTRTLSRKFKEILGMNYVRFLRALRITRSLELMLEGKYNMYEIAMMVGYNSLSSFSNIFKKVIGVPPTEYQQRLRGDV; from the coding sequence GTGAAAACAGAAAAAGATTTGCTCATTTATGCCAATTCAAAAAAATCTTTATATCTTTATGTAATGAATGACAGCCATTTTAAAGCAGTAGAAGAAGATGATGCGGAATTTTACATCTACAATGTACTTACCGGGAATGTAACTACAGATATTCATCATCACAGCTCTGCCCAATTGGTGTATGCAGAGGGCGGAATAGTCCATGTTTTTACAGATCTCAAACACTGGTACCTTCCTGCTAGATGCTTTATGTGGATTCCTGCAGGAACGCCTCATTATATTTTTTCTACCAGTCCCAAAGTTGATCTCTACAATTTCTATTTTAAAAAAGAAGAAAATGAAAATGGCTTTTTTGATGAAATTAATATCTATTCAGTTAGCCATTTGCTCAGAGAAATGATTTTATATACGAAAGGCTGGGATGGGAAAATCACAAAAAATGATGAAGCAAAATATTATTTCCTCAAAGCCTTAAAAGGAATTCTTCCTGAGAAAAGAGATAAAAAACTGGCTTTTCCGGTTCAGCATCCATTTCCCAAAGATGAAACTCTATTAAAGATTGCAAAATATATTCACGCCAACCTGGAAAAGCCTCTTACCATTGAATCTACGGCAAAAGAATTCGGGATGAGCACCAGAACCCTTTCGCGGAAGTTTAAAGAGATTCTGGGGATGAATTACGTCCGTTTTCTGCGTGCCTTGAGAATTACCCGTTCTCTGGAGCTCATGCTGGAAGGAAAGTACAATATGTACGAAATAGCGATGATGGTGGGATACAACAGCCTGTCCTCGTTCAGTAATATCTTTAAGAAAGTTATTGGAGTACCGCCTACGGAGTATCAGCAGAGGCTGAGAGGGGATGTGTAA